A section of the Streptomyces sp. SCL15-4 genome encodes:
- the cobO gene encoding cob(I)yrinic acid a,c-diamide adenosyltransferase, whose amino-acid sequence MPQGQPSVVPDDGLTTRQRRNRPLVVVHTGVGKGKSTAAFGLALRAWNQGWPIGVFQFVKSAKWKVGEENALRVLGASGEGGTVDWHKMGEGWSWVQRDAQMDNEEKAREGWEQVKRDLAAETYRLYVLDEFAYPMHWGWVDTDEVVEVLRGRPGTQHVVITGRNAPEKLVDLADLVTDMSKVKHPMDVGQKGQKGIEW is encoded by the coding sequence ATGCCGCAGGGACAGCCGAGTGTCGTTCCGGACGACGGACTGACGACGCGTCAGCGCCGCAACCGTCCGCTGGTCGTGGTGCACACGGGCGTCGGCAAGGGCAAGTCCACCGCCGCGTTCGGGCTCGCGCTGCGCGCCTGGAACCAGGGGTGGCCCATCGGGGTGTTCCAGTTCGTCAAGTCGGCGAAGTGGAAGGTCGGCGAGGAGAACGCGCTGCGCGTGCTCGGTGCCTCCGGCGAGGGCGGCACGGTCGACTGGCACAAGATGGGCGAGGGCTGGTCGTGGGTCCAGCGCGACGCCCAGATGGACAACGAGGAGAAGGCCCGCGAGGGCTGGGAGCAGGTCAAGCGGGACCTGGCCGCCGAGACGTACCGGCTGTACGTGCTGGACGAGTTCGCGTACCCGATGCACTGGGGCTGGGTGGACACCGACGAGGTGGTCGAGGTGCTGCGCGGCCGGCCCGGTACGCAGCATGTGGTGATCACCGGTCGGAACGCGCCGGAGAAGCTGGTGGACCTCGCCGATCTCGTCACCGACATGTCCAAGGTCAAGCACCCCATGGACGTGGGGCAGAAAGGCCAGAAGGGCATCGAGTGGTGA
- a CDS encoding cobyrinate a,c-diamide synthase — protein sequence MTSPVPRLVIAAPSSGSGKTTVATGLMAAFAARGLAVSPHKVGPDYIDPGYHALATGRTGRNLDAYLCGPELIAPLFLHGSRGCDLAVVEGVMGLYDGAAGQGELASTAHVAKLLRAPVVLVVDASAQSRSVAALVHGFASWDPEVRLGGVILNKVGSDRHESLLREALESTGVPVLGVLRRVPQVDTPSRHLGLVPVAERRADALDAVAAMAAQVERGCDLDALSRLASGAGPLPAAAWEPPVGTTGKRAVVAVAGGPAFTFSYAEHTELLAAAGAEVVTFDPLRDERLPEGTAGLVVGGGFPEVYAAELSANEPLREAVARLARSRAPVAAECAGLLYLCRELDGRPMCGVLDATARMSERLTLGYRDAVAVGDSALAAAGTRMRGHEFHRTVVEPGAGAAPAWGVTAPVRRVEGFVQQGVHASYLHTHWASAPGVARRFVERCRTS from the coding sequence GTGACATCGCCGGTACCCCGGCTGGTCATCGCCGCGCCTTCCTCGGGCAGCGGCAAGACCACCGTCGCCACGGGGCTGATGGCCGCGTTCGCCGCGCGGGGGCTCGCCGTGTCCCCGCACAAGGTCGGGCCGGACTACATCGACCCGGGGTACCACGCCCTTGCGACCGGGCGTACGGGGCGCAACCTGGACGCGTACCTGTGCGGGCCGGAGCTGATCGCCCCGCTGTTCCTGCACGGGTCGCGGGGGTGCGACCTGGCCGTGGTCGAGGGTGTGATGGGGCTGTACGACGGGGCCGCCGGGCAGGGCGAGCTGGCGTCCACCGCGCACGTGGCCAAGCTGCTGCGGGCGCCGGTGGTGCTGGTGGTCGACGCGTCCGCGCAGTCGCGGTCGGTGGCGGCGCTGGTGCACGGGTTCGCCTCCTGGGACCCCGAGGTGCGCCTCGGAGGCGTGATCCTGAACAAGGTGGGTTCCGACCGGCACGAGTCGCTGCTGCGGGAGGCGCTGGAGTCGACCGGGGTGCCGGTCCTGGGTGTGCTGCGGCGGGTTCCGCAGGTGGACACGCCGTCCCGGCATCTGGGGCTGGTCCCGGTCGCCGAGCGACGGGCCGACGCGCTGGACGCGGTCGCGGCGATGGCCGCGCAGGTCGAGCGGGGATGCGATCTCGATGCCCTGTCACGGCTGGCGAGCGGTGCCGGACCGCTGCCGGCCGCCGCCTGGGAACCGCCCGTCGGCACGACGGGGAAGCGTGCGGTGGTCGCCGTGGCCGGCGGTCCCGCCTTCACCTTCTCCTACGCCGAGCACACCGAGCTGCTCGCCGCCGCCGGAGCCGAGGTCGTCACCTTCGATCCCCTGCGGGACGAGCGACTGCCCGAGGGAACGGCCGGGCTGGTCGTCGGCGGCGGTTTTCCCGAGGTGTACGCCGCCGAGCTGTCGGCCAACGAGCCGTTGCGCGAGGCCGTGGCCCGCCTGGCCCGCTCCCGTGCTCCCGTGGCCGCCGAGTGCGCCGGACTCCTCTACCTCTGCCGGGAGCTGGACGGCCGGCCGATGTGCGGTGTGCTGGACGCCACCGCGCGCATGAGCGAGCGGCTGACCCTCGGCTACCGGGACGCCGTGGCCGTCGGCGACAGCGCGCTGGCGGCGGCCGGGACGCGGATGCGCGGGCACGAGTTCCACCGCACGGTCGTGGAGCCGGGCGCCGGTGCCGCTCCCGCCTGGGGGGTCACGGCCCCGGTCCGGCGGGTCGAAGGTTTCGTACAGCAGGGCGTGCACGCGAGTTATCTGCACACGCACTGGGCGTCCGCGCCCGGTGTGGCCCGTCGGTTCGTGGAGAGGTGCCGGACGTCATGA